Proteins from a single region of Hyphomicrobiales bacterium:
- a CDS encoding SDR family NAD(P)-dependent oxidoreductase, translating into MSERLDGRIALVTGASRGIGRAVALALAKSGAHVVALARTRGALEELDDEIRTATGQSATLVTLNLRNAEMVNALGPTLYQRWGRLDILVANAAVLGPISPLDHISDTDWMETLETNVTASWRLIRTLDPLLKRSPAGRVVMVTSGAVDRCPAFWGPYSVSKAALEALARTYAAEVANTAIRVNLLNPGPIATRMRAKAFPGEDPATLPAPEAVAPLFLELASSTCTSNGKRYDFKPH; encoded by the coding sequence ATGAGTGAACGGCTGGACGGTCGCATCGCCTTGGTGACGGGCGCCTCGCGTGGCATTGGGCGGGCCGTCGCGCTCGCTCTCGCCAAGTCCGGCGCCCATGTGGTGGCACTCGCGCGCACGCGCGGCGCGCTCGAGGAACTCGACGACGAGATTCGCACCGCGACCGGCCAATCGGCAACGCTCGTCACACTCAATCTGCGCAACGCCGAGATGGTGAACGCCCTCGGCCCGACCCTCTACCAGCGTTGGGGCCGGCTCGACATCCTCGTTGCCAACGCCGCCGTGCTCGGCCCCATCTCGCCGCTCGACCATATCTCGGACACCGACTGGATGGAGACGCTGGAAACCAACGTCACGGCGTCCTGGCGCCTGATCCGCACCCTGGACCCGCTCCTCAAACGCTCACCGGCCGGCCGCGTGGTGATGGTCACCTCGGGCGCCGTCGACCGTTGTCCGGCCTTCTGGGGCCCCTACAGCGTCTCCAAAGCGGCCCTCGAGGCGCTTGCCCGCACCTACGCCGCCGAGGTCGCCAACACGGCCATCCGCGTCAACTTGCTCAATCCGGGCCCGATCGCGACACGTATGCGGGCAAAGGCGTTTCCGGGCGAGGACCCGGCCACGCTGCCGGCACCCGAAGCGGTCGCCCCGCTCTTTCTCGAGCTTGCGAGTTCAACTTGCACGAGCAACGGAAAGCGCTACGACTTCAAGCCCCACTGA
- the fabG gene encoding 3-oxoacyl-[acyl-carrier-protein] reductase: MFSLQGKGALVTGASGGIGGAVARTLHAAGATVALSGTKRDKLEALAGELGERAHVLVCDLADRAAVAALPKEAEAALGHLDILVNNAGLTRDNLAMLLKDEDWDRVIAVNLTSTFTLVRGALRNMMKRRWGRIVNIASISGVIGNPGQANYAASKAGMIGMTKSVAREVATRGITANCIAPGFIQTAMTDALNEAQIAQIAQVIPSGTFGKPEDVAAAALYLASEEAGYVTGQTLHVNGGMAMI, encoded by the coding sequence ATGTTCAGCCTTCAAGGCAAGGGCGCCCTGGTGACGGGGGCGAGTGGCGGCATCGGTGGCGCCGTGGCGCGCACGCTGCACGCGGCCGGGGCGACCGTCGCGCTTTCGGGGACGAAGCGTGACAAGCTGGAAGCGTTGGCGGGTGAACTCGGCGAGCGGGCCCATGTGCTGGTCTGCGATCTCGCCGATCGGGCCGCCGTCGCGGCGCTGCCCAAGGAGGCCGAGGCCGCGCTCGGCCACCTCGACATCCTGGTCAACAACGCGGGCCTGACGCGTGACAATCTGGCCATGCTGCTCAAAGACGAGGATTGGGACCGGGTCATCGCGGTCAATCTGACGTCGACATTCACACTGGTGCGGGGAGCGCTTCGCAACATGATGAAGCGGCGCTGGGGGCGGATCGTCAACATCGCCTCGATCAGCGGTGTCATCGGCAATCCCGGGCAGGCGAACTATGCAGCCTCCAAGGCCGGGATGATCGGCATGACGAAGTCCGTCGCGCGCGAGGTGGCAACGCGCGGCATCACGGCCAATTGCATCGCGCCCGGCTTCATCCAGACGGCGATGACCGATGCGCTGAACGAGGCCCAGATCGCCCAGATCGCGCAGGTCATCCCCTCCGGCACCTTCGGCAAGCCCGAGGACGTGGCCGCCGCCGCCCTCTACCTGGCGAGCGAGGAGGCGGGCTATGTGACCGGCCAGACGCTTCACGTGAATGGCGGAATGGCCATGATCTAG
- the alr gene encoding alanine racemase, whose amino-acid sequence MSEGELSASGHSSPLGMTSAAPDGGTTGRNVPYRMSATTGRELATVLAGLPAHAPAAIVIDRGALVANHRYLAALAPRTEIAPVVKADGYGIGVAEVARVLAGEGARTFFVATLEEAIALRRHLHAVLGPARRADIHVLDGLLPGSGEAFREHGLRPVLSSPGEVEEWLSCCRRWASLEPAALHVDTGMTRLGLMPSEALAAAAEGALKPALLMSHFACADEPSHPLNGDQSRRFASVRSAFAGVPASLANSAGLLAHPASHLDVARPGYALYGGKAVAPSVGLGTMAPVVHVFARIARLLETDEPVCVGYGAAQSVQPRRVLATVTFGYADGLLRGAGSSNQRDGHAVHVAGHRAPLVGRISMDLLVADVSAVPRALCQRGAWVEIVGQHATIDDLANHAGTIGYEFLTRLSRRIPRVWIGGGTTGAQEALHGSPPAPEV is encoded by the coding sequence ATGTCGGAGGGTGAACTGAGCGCGAGCGGACACTCGAGCCCTTTGGGGATGACGAGCGCGGCGCCCGACGGCGGCACGACGGGTCGCAACGTGCCGTACCGCATGAGTGCGACGACCGGACGCGAGCTGGCGACCGTGCTCGCCGGCCTGCCCGCCCATGCCCCGGCCGCCATCGTGATCGATCGCGGCGCGCTGGTCGCCAACCATCGCTACCTCGCCGCATTGGCGCCGCGCACCGAAATCGCCCCGGTCGTCAAGGCGGACGGCTACGGCATCGGCGTGGCCGAGGTGGCGCGCGTGCTCGCCGGCGAGGGCGCGCGCACCTTCTTCGTTGCGACCCTCGAGGAGGCGATCGCCCTGCGCCGCCATTTGCACGCGGTGCTCGGCCCCGCGCGGCGCGCGGACATTCATGTTCTCGACGGGTTGCTGCCGGGATCGGGAGAGGCGTTCCGCGAGCATGGCTTGCGCCCGGTGCTTTCCTCGCCGGGCGAGGTCGAGGAATGGCTCTCGTGCTGCAGGCGCTGGGCGAGCCTCGAGCCCGCAGCGCTGCATGTCGACACCGGCATGACGCGACTCGGCCTGATGCCGAGTGAAGCGCTCGCCGCCGCCGCCGAGGGAGCGCTGAAGCCGGCCCTGCTGATGTCGCATTTCGCCTGCGCCGACGAGCCCTCGCACCCGCTCAACGGCGATCAGTCGCGCCGCTTTGCCTCCGTACGATCGGCCTTTGCCGGGGTGCCCGCCAGCCTTGCCAACTCGGCCGGTCTCCTCGCCCATCCGGCGAGCCATCTCGATGTGGCACGCCCGGGCTATGCGCTCTATGGCGGCAAGGCGGTCGCCCCCTCTGTCGGCCTCGGAACCATGGCGCCGGTGGTGCACGTCTTTGCACGCATCGCCCGGCTGCTCGAAACCGACGAGCCCGTGTGCGTCGGCTACGGAGCCGCGCAGAGCGTCCAACCGCGCCGCGTGCTCGCCACGGTGACCTTCGGATATGCCGATGGGCTCCTGCGCGGAGCGGGCTCGAGCAACCAGCGCGACGGCCACGCCGTCCACGTCGCGGGCCACCGCGCGCCGCTCGTCGGGCGCATTTCGATGGACCTCCTGGTGGCCGATGTGAGCGCGGTGCCCCGGGCGCTCTGCCAGCGTGGCGCCTGGGTGGAGATCGTCGGCCAGCATGCCACGATCGACGATCTCGCAAACCACGCCGGCACGATCGGCTACGAATTCCTGACCCGCCTTTCCCGTCGCATCCCCCGCGTCTGGATCGGCGGCGGCACGACCGGGGCGCAAGAAGCACTCCACGGCAGCCCGCCTGCACCGGAGGTCTGA
- a CDS encoding 30S ribosomal protein S6, whose protein sequence is MPLYEHVFLARQDVSNQQVETMTKEFQAIIEGGGGKVAKTEHWGVKSLAYKIKKNRKAHYTLLNIEAPHAAVAEMERQMSLNSDVLRFITLKVDKLESEPSAMMRKSDRDDRRGPRGDRGDRGDRGERRGGRDDRGPRGPRGDRGPERSGERGAERSGERRFEPRRRDESEVTE, encoded by the coding sequence ATGCCGTTGTACGAGCATGTTTTCCTCGCTCGTCAGGACGTCTCGAACCAGCAGGTCGAGACCATGACGAAGGAGTTCCAGGCGATCATCGAAGGCGGCGGCGGCAAAGTCGCCAAGACCGAGCACTGGGGCGTCAAGTCCCTCGCCTATAAGATCAAGAAGAACCGCAAGGCGCACTACACGCTCCTCAACATCGAAGCCCCGCACGCCGCGGTCGCCGAGATGGAGCGTCAGATGAGCCTCAACAGCGACGTGCTGCGCTTCATCACCCTCAAGGTCGACAAGCTCGAGAGCGAGCCGAGCGCCATGATGCGCAAGAGCGACCGCGACGACCGCCGTGGTCCGCGTGGCGACCGCGGCGACCGTGGTGATCGCGGCGAGCGCCGGGGCGGTCGCGACGACCGTGGACCGCGTGGACCGCGCGGCGATCGCGGCCCCGAGCGCAGTGGTGAACGTGGCGCAGAGCGCAGTGGCGAACGCCGGTTCGAGCCGCGCCGCCGTGACGAGAGCGAGGTGACCGAGTGA
- a CDS encoding acyl carrier protein, with amino-acid sequence MSDIADRVKKIVVDHLGVDADKVTLQASFLDDLGADSLDTVELVMAFEEEFGCEIPDEAANTIQTVGDAVRFLENAKS; translated from the coding sequence ATGAGCGATATTGCTGACCGCGTTAAAAAGATCGTCGTGGATCATTTGGGCGTGGATGCCGACAAGGTGACGCTGCAGGCCAGCTTCCTGGACGATCTCGGCGCCGACAGCCTCGATACAGTCGAACTCGTGATGGCGTTCGAGGAGGAGTTCGGGTGCGAAATCCCGGACGAGGCGGCCAACACCATCCAGACCGTGGGCGATGCGGTGCGATTTCTCGAGAACGCCAAGTCCTGA
- a CDS encoding CvpA family protein — protein MIGPLTYLDVALLGLCLISGLLAMARGLTRELLSIVSWLLAAAATLWVVRNQKDLAEQLADQFFQSTTLSLIVLGAVTFMLVLLIVHIITIRFSDTILESGIGLIDRVLGFVFGVARGFLLVVIAYLFFEFLVEENKQPVWVSKSQSLPYIKSTGHTVRAMLQGILPEDFSIPGIGDGNNAGDQQG, from the coding sequence ATGATCGGTCCGCTCACCTATCTGGATGTCGCCCTGCTCGGGCTCTGTCTGATTTCCGGGCTCCTGGCCATGGCCAGAGGCCTGACCCGCGAACTGCTCTCCATCGTCTCCTGGCTGCTCGCGGCGGCCGCGACCCTGTGGGTCGTGCGCAATCAAAAAGACCTTGCCGAGCAGCTGGCCGACCAGTTCTTCCAGTCGACGACCCTGTCGCTGATCGTCCTCGGCGCCGTGACCTTCATGCTGGTGCTGCTCATCGTGCACATCATCACCATCCGCTTCTCGGACACGATCCTCGAGAGCGGAATCGGATTGATCGACCGTGTGCTCGGTTTCGTATTCGGCGTTGCGCGCGGCTTCCTTCTCGTGGTGATCGCCTATCTGTTCTTCGAATTCCTCGTCGAGGAGAACAAGCAGCCGGTCTGGGTCAGCAAGTCGCAATCGCTGCCCTATATCAAGTCGACCGGTCACACCGTGCGGGCCATGCTGCAGGGCATCCTTCCGGAAGACTTCTCCATTCCAGGAATCGGGGACGGCAACAACGCTGGCGACCAGCAGGGGTGA
- a CDS encoding 50S ribosomal protein L9: MKVILLERIARLGQMGDTVTVRDGFARNYLLPQQKAMRATADNMKRFEGQRAQLEARNLELKQEASAVAAKLEGQSFIVIRQAGDTGQLYGSVATRDIAEVVCEGGYSINRNQVQLDRPIKALGVHDLKIRLHPEVEAAIRINVARSPEEAERQARGEDVSVIQDDLADIFAEGGEDLFEEGAEPGEEPGGDEAAS, encoded by the coding sequence ATGAAAGTCATCCTGCTCGAGCGCATCGCACGGCTCGGCCAGATGGGCGATACCGTCACCGTTCGCGACGGCTTTGCCCGCAACTACCTGTTGCCCCAGCAGAAGGCCATGCGGGCGACCGCCGACAACATGAAGCGCTTCGAGGGCCAGCGCGCCCAGCTCGAAGCCCGCAACCTCGAGCTGAAGCAGGAGGCGAGCGCCGTCGCCGCCAAACTCGAGGGCCAGAGCTTCATCGTGATCCGCCAGGCCGGCGACACCGGCCAGCTCTACGGCTCGGTCGCAACGCGCGACATCGCCGAGGTCGTCTGCGAGGGCGGCTATTCGATCAACCGCAACCAGGTCCAGCTCGACCGGCCGATCAAGGCCCTCGGCGTGCATGACCTCAAGATTCGCCTGCATCCCGAGGTCGAGGCCGCCATTCGCATCAACGTCGCACGGTCGCCCGAGGAAGCCGAGCGTCAGGCCCGGGGCGAGGACGTCTCCGTCATCCAGGACGATCTCGCCGACATCTTCGCGGAAGGCGGTGAGGACCTCTTCGAGGAAGGCGCCGAGCCGGGCGAGGAGCCGGGCGGCGACGAAGCGGCGTCCTGA
- a CDS encoding amidophosphoribosyltransferase, giving the protein MAEDGGNPWQCGGAGAGATSAETTPLRAEARDPAWLESYGDRLREECGVFGVFNADQAAAITALGLHALQHRGQEAAGIVSFDGERFHAERRLGLVGENFNNQAVIEKLAGRAAMGHVRYSTTGETALRNVQPLFAELDCGGLAVGHNGNLTNAHTLRTQLIEAGAIFHATSDSEAILHLVAQSNRQRLIPRFIDALGQLEGAYALVAMTEEMLIGARDPLGIRPLVLGRMGDAWVLASETCALDMVGAAFVREVENGEIVVISRDGIESHRPFPKRQPRPCIFEFIYFARPDSIVGGRCVYDMRKAMGRELAIESPAPGDVVIPIPDSGVPAAIGFSQAADLPFELGIIRNHYVGRTFIEPEQRIRQLGVRLKHSANRGVIEGKRVILIDDSVVRGTTSKKIVDMMFEAGAREVHMRIACPPIKHPDFYGIDTPNPKELLAACMDLEAMCAFMGATSLAFLSIDGIYRGLGLGRRDPAQPQFTDHCFTGDYPTPLTDQCGVGGPRQLSLLAEAS; this is encoded by the coding sequence ATGGCTGAGGACGGCGGCAATCCCTGGCAATGCGGTGGCGCGGGCGCGGGCGCCACCAGCGCTGAGACGACGCCGCTTCGGGCAGAGGCCCGTGATCCCGCCTGGCTCGAGAGCTACGGCGACCGGCTGAGGGAGGAATGCGGCGTCTTCGGCGTCTTCAACGCCGATCAGGCCGCAGCGATTACCGCTCTCGGTTTGCACGCCCTCCAGCATCGCGGACAGGAGGCGGCCGGCATCGTCTCCTTCGACGGCGAGCGCTTCCATGCCGAACGCCGGCTCGGGCTGGTTGGGGAGAATTTCAACAATCAGGCCGTCATCGAAAAGCTCGCCGGCCGCGCGGCCATGGGGCACGTGCGCTATTCGACGACGGGAGAAACGGCGCTTCGCAACGTCCAGCCCCTCTTTGCCGAACTCGACTGCGGCGGCCTCGCCGTCGGCCACAACGGCAACCTCACCAATGCCCATACGCTGCGCACCCAGCTGATCGAGGCAGGGGCCATTTTCCATGCGACATCGGACAGCGAGGCGATCCTGCATCTCGTTGCCCAGAGCAATCGCCAGCGTCTCATTCCCCGTTTCATCGATGCGCTCGGCCAGCTCGAGGGAGCCTACGCCCTCGTTGCGATGACCGAAGAGATGCTGATCGGCGCGCGCGATCCACTCGGAATCCGCCCGCTCGTGCTCGGTCGGATGGGTGACGCTTGGGTGCTGGCCTCGGAAACCTGCGCTCTGGACATGGTCGGCGCCGCCTTCGTGCGCGAGGTCGAGAACGGCGAGATCGTGGTCATATCGCGCGACGGCATCGAGTCGCACCGCCCGTTCCCGAAACGCCAGCCGCGCCCCTGCATCTTCGAGTTCATCTATTTCGCCCGCCCCGATTCGATCGTCGGCGGGCGATGTGTTTACGACATGCGCAAGGCAATGGGGCGCGAACTCGCCATCGAGTCGCCAGCCCCCGGCGACGTGGTCATCCCGATCCCGGATTCGGGCGTCCCCGCTGCGATCGGATTTTCGCAGGCTGCCGACCTGCCGTTCGAACTCGGCATCATCCGTAACCACTACGTCGGTCGCACGTTCATCGAGCCGGAGCAGCGCATCCGCCAACTCGGCGTGCGCCTGAAACACTCCGCCAATCGCGGCGTGATCGAGGGCAAACGCGTCATCCTCATCGACGACAGCGTGGTGCGCGGGACGACATCGAAGAAGATCGTCGATATGATGTTCGAGGCGGGCGCCCGCGAGGTCCACATGCGGATCGCGTGCCCGCCGATCAAGCATCCCGATTTCTACGGCATCGACACGCCGAACCCCAAGGAACTGCTCGCCGCCTGCATGGACCTCGAGGCCATGTGCGCCTTCATGGGCGCAACCAGTCTGGCGTTCCTCTCGATCGACGGCATTTACCGCGGCCTCGGTCTCGGACGGCGCGATCCCGCACAGCCGCAGTTCACCGATCACTGCTTCACGGGTGATTATCCGACGCCATTGACCGACCAATGCGGTGTCGGCGGTCCGCGCCAGCTCTCGCTGCTGGCCGAAGCCAGCTGA
- the fabD gene encoding ACP S-malonyltransferase has translation MTLALVFPGQGSQAVGMGMALADTFAVARTVFEEVDTALGEPLSKLMRDGPEETLTLTQNAQPALMAVSLAALRVLESECGLDVARQVKFVAGHSLGEYSALAAAGTFTVGDAALLLRTRGRAMQAAVPVGEGAMAALLGVELAQARALAAHAASGGGVCEVANDNAPGQVVVSGSLAAVERAVAAAKDFGVRRAILLKVSAPFHCSLMAPAADIMSDALHKVRMRDPVVPLIANVLAGPVGSAQEIRQHLVAQVTGTVRWRESVAAMAAAGVTSVLEVGAGKVLAGLVRQTERAMSTQSVGTPDDLAAAREAIAAT, from the coding sequence ATGACGCTGGCGTTGGTGTTTCCCGGCCAGGGGAGTCAGGCGGTCGGCATGGGCATGGCCCTCGCGGACACGTTCGCGGTCGCGCGTACGGTATTCGAGGAGGTCGATACGGCGCTCGGCGAGCCGCTGAGCAAGCTGATGCGGGACGGTCCGGAAGAGACGCTGACGTTGACGCAGAACGCACAGCCGGCGCTGATGGCGGTCTCGCTCGCGGCCTTGCGGGTGTTGGAGAGCGAATGCGGGCTCGATGTGGCGCGCCAGGTGAAGTTCGTTGCCGGTCACTCGCTCGGTGAATATTCGGCTCTCGCGGCCGCGGGCACCTTCACGGTCGGCGATGCAGCGCTGCTCTTGCGCACGCGCGGGCGGGCCATGCAGGCCGCGGTGCCGGTCGGTGAGGGGGCGATGGCCGCGCTACTCGGGGTCGAACTCGCACAGGCGCGCGCGCTCGCCGCGCACGCCGCGAGTGGGGGTGGCGTTTGCGAAGTGGCAAACGACAACGCGCCGGGGCAAGTCGTCGTCTCGGGCAGCCTTGCTGCGGTCGAGCGCGCTGTCGCCGCGGCCAAGGATTTCGGCGTCCGGCGGGCCATCCTCCTCAAGGTCAGTGCCCCCTTCCACTGCTCGCTCATGGCCCCGGCCGCAGACATCATGTCCGATGCGCTGCACAAGGTGCGCATGCGGGACCCGGTCGTGCCGCTCATTGCCAACGTGCTCGCTGGACCGGTCGGGTCCGCGCAAGAGATCCGCCAGCATCTCGTGGCGCAGGTCACCGGCACCGTGCGTTGGCGTGAGAGCGTTGCCGCGATGGCGGCGGCGGGTGTGACGAGCGTGCTGGAGGTTGGCGCCGGCAAGGTGCTGGCCGGGCTCGTGCGCCAGACGGAGCGGGCAATGTCGACCCAGTCGGTCGGCACGCCCGACGATCTCGCTGCGGCGCGCGAGGCGATCGCGGCCACCTAG
- a CDS encoding replicative DNA helicase codes for MSTPHPQTAGGALSAGALPASAETPAFRRAPHNIEAEQALLGALLRNNEAHDRVSSFLKADHFYEPLHGRIFDLISQLVGAGKSASPITLKTFLESAEPVGELTVPQYLVRLVASAPAIINVAEYGRAIYDLAVRRSLITIGEDLVNVAYDSPIELPPERQIEEAESRLYSLAETGKYGQGFESFNHAVSQAVDMAAAAYQRDGGLSGIATGLRDLDAKMGGLQSSDLIILAGRPSMGKTSLATNIAFNIAQAYRPGTDGSGRAANGAVVGFFSLEMSSEQLATRILAEAAEVPSEKIRRGMIDSDEFQRLSGAAKAISTLPLYIDQTGGLTIAQLAARARRLKRQKGVGLLVVDYIQLLSGSSRSQAGGRVQEITEITTGLKALAKELQVPIIALSQLSRQVESREDKRPQLSDLRESGSIEQDADVVMFVFREEYYLERTEPRPDDPKYAEWRQKREAVRGQAEVIIGKQRHGPTGTVVLQFEGAITRFSDLAPGERLPQRYE; via the coding sequence ATGAGCACACCCCATCCCCAGACCGCCGGTGGCGCGCTGTCCGCCGGTGCCCTTCCCGCCAGCGCGGAGACACCCGCCTTCCGCCGGGCGCCACACAACATCGAAGCCGAGCAGGCCCTGCTCGGTGCGCTCTTGCGCAACAACGAGGCGCACGACCGCGTCTCGAGCTTCCTCAAGGCCGACCACTTCTACGAGCCCCTGCACGGGCGCATTTTCGATCTCATCAGCCAACTCGTCGGGGCCGGGAAATCAGCGAGCCCGATCACGCTCAAGACCTTCCTCGAGAGCGCCGAACCCGTCGGCGAACTCACGGTGCCGCAATATCTCGTGCGCCTCGTCGCAAGTGCCCCCGCGATCATCAACGTCGCCGAATACGGCCGCGCCATCTACGACCTCGCGGTCAGGCGCAGCCTCATCACCATCGGCGAGGACCTCGTCAACGTCGCCTACGATTCCCCCATCGAATTGCCGCCCGAGCGCCAGATCGAGGAGGCCGAATCGCGCCTCTACAGCCTCGCCGAGACGGGCAAGTACGGGCAGGGCTTCGAGAGCTTCAATCATGCCGTCAGTCAGGCCGTGGACATGGCGGCGGCGGCCTACCAGCGCGACGGCGGGCTTTCCGGCATCGCCACGGGACTGCGTGATCTCGATGCCAAGATGGGCGGCCTCCAGTCCTCGGACCTCATCATCCTCGCCGGCCGCCCGTCGATGGGCAAAACCTCGCTTGCAACCAACATCGCCTTCAACATCGCGCAGGCTTACCGTCCCGGCACCGACGGGTCCGGCCGTGCCGCGAACGGCGCCGTTGTCGGGTTCTTCTCCCTGGAAATGTCGTCCGAGCAGCTCGCCACCCGCATTCTGGCGGAGGCGGCCGAGGTGCCGTCCGAGAAGATCCGCCGTGGCATGATCGATTCCGACGAGTTCCAGCGCCTTTCCGGCGCGGCCAAGGCCATCTCCACGCTGCCACTCTACATCGACCAGACCGGCGGCCTCACCATCGCCCAGCTCGCCGCGCGCGCACGGCGCCTCAAGCGCCAGAAGGGCGTCGGCCTCCTCGTCGTCGACTACATCCAGCTCCTCTCGGGCTCCTCGCGCAGCCAGGCGGGTGGGCGCGTTCAGGAAATCACCGAGATCACCACCGGCCTCAAGGCGCTCGCCAAGGAGTTGCAGGTGCCGATCATCGCCCTCTCGCAGCTCTCGCGTCAGGTCGAGAGCCGCGAGGACAAGCGCCCGCAGCTCTCGGACCTGCGCGAATCCGGCTCCATCGAGCAGGACGCCGACGTGGTCATGTTCGTGTTCCGGGAGGAATACTATCTCGAGCGCACCGAGCCGCGCCCCGACGATCCCAAGTATGCGGAATGGCGCCAGAAACGCGAGGCCGTGCGCGGTCAGGCCGAGGTCATCATCGGCAAGCAGCGCCATGGCCCGACGGGAACGGTGGTGCTGCAGTTCGAGGGCGCGATCACGCGCTTCTCGGACCTTGCGCCCGGCGAGCGTTTGCCGCAGCGATACGAATAG
- the radA gene encoding DNA repair protein RadA translates to MARARTSFVCQECGASHTRWAGQCSDCGAWNSIVEEAAAATAVPGAGQPTGKGRIVTLENLKGTPDEAPRIRTGIGELDRVTGGGIVPGSAFLVGGEPGIGKSTLLLQAAAAIAKAGRTAIYFSGEEATAQVRLRAERLGLADAPVMLAAETNLANIIATLDKVRRADLVVIDSIQTLWSDGLESAPGSVAQVRSASQLLIRHAKASGAALLLVGHVTKEGQIAGPKVVEHMVDTVLYFEGDRGRPFRILRAVKNRFGATDEIGVFEMAQEGLREVANPSELFLGERDATNPGVAVFAGVEGTRPILVEVQALVTPSRLGTPRRAVVGWDASRLAMVLAVLEARCRVRLGGHDVYLNIAGGLRIGEPAADLAAAAALVSAAAGRPLAPDCVYLGEISLSGGLRPVGHANIRLKEARKLGFRSAVVPAGGELEGGGFDLALQRHARLAEAIAPILPAGGLPDRAEDGGVDDDGDG, encoded by the coding sequence ATGGCACGAGCCCGCACGAGCTTCGTCTGCCAGGAGTGCGGCGCGAGCCACACGCGCTGGGCCGGTCAATGCTCGGACTGCGGCGCCTGGAACAGCATCGTCGAGGAGGCAGCGGCCGCGACGGCCGTTCCGGGCGCCGGACAGCCTACGGGCAAGGGGCGGATCGTCACCCTCGAGAACCTCAAGGGCACGCCCGACGAGGCGCCGCGCATTCGCACCGGCATCGGCGAACTCGACCGGGTTACGGGCGGCGGCATCGTGCCGGGCTCGGCGTTCCTGGTCGGTGGCGAACCGGGCATCGGCAAGTCGACGCTCCTGCTGCAGGCCGCCGCCGCGATCGCAAAGGCAGGCCGCACGGCGATCTATTTCTCCGGCGAGGAGGCGACCGCGCAGGTGCGTCTGAGGGCCGAACGACTCGGCCTTGCCGACGCTCCCGTCATGCTCGCCGCCGAAACCAACCTCGCCAACATCATCGCCACCCTCGACAAGGTCCGCCGGGCCGACCTCGTCGTCATCGATTCCATCCAGACCCTCTGGAGTGATGGCCTCGAATCCGCGCCCGGCAGCGTCGCCCAGGTGCGCAGCGCCAGCCAACTCCTCATCCGCCACGCCAAGGCCTCCGGGGCCGCCCTCCTCCTCGTCGGTCACGTCACCAAGGAGGGGCAGATCGCTGGCCCCAAGGTCGTCGAGCACATGGTCGACACGGTGCTCTACTTCGAGGGTGACCGGGGTCGCCCCTTCCGCATCCTCAGGGCCGTCAAGAACCGCTTCGGCGCCACCGACGAGATCGGCGTCTTCGAGATGGCGCAGGAGGGCCTCCGGGAGGTGGCCAACCCGTCCGAGCTTTTCCTCGGCGAGCGCGACGCAACGAACCCGGGTGTGGCGGTCTTTGCCGGCGTCGAGGGCACGCGGCCAATCCTCGTGGAGGTCCAGGCTCTGGTCACGCCCTCGCGGCTCGGCACTCCTCGCCGGGCGGTGGTCGGTTGGGACGCCAGCCGTCTCGCCATGGTGCTCGCCGTTCTGGAGGCGCGCTGCCGGGTTCGGCTCGGTGGCCACGACGTCTACCTCAACATCGCGGGTGGGCTGCGCATCGGCGAGCCGGCCGCAGACCTCGCCGCGGCTGCCGCCCTCGTTTCGGCGGCGGCGGGTCGTCCGCTGGCTCCCGATTGCGTCTATCTCGGCGAAATCAGTCTTTCGGGCGGCCTCAGACCGGTCGGTCATGCCAATATCCGATTGAAAGAAGCACGCAAACTTGGTTTTAGATCGGCGGTGGTACCGGCAGGTGGCGAACTGGAAGGTGGCGGCTTCGATCTCGCGTTGCAGCGCCATGCCCGCCTTGCCGAAGCGATCGCGCCCATCCTTCCGGCGGGCGGCCTTCCCGATCGCGCCGAGGACGGGGGCGTTGACGATGATGGGGATGGCTAG
- the rpsR gene encoding 30S ribosomal protein S18: MMDIAQLPVRRPFFRRRKTCPFSGDKAPVIDYKDVRLLQRYISERGKIVPSRITAVSAKKQRELARAIKRARFLGLLPYIIHS; encoded by the coding sequence GTGATGGATATCGCACAGCTTCCGGTCCGCCGGCCGTTCTTTCGCCGTCGCAAGACCTGCCCATTCTCTGGCGACAAGGCACCCGTGATCGACTACAAGGACGTGCGTCTTCTGCAGCGCTACATATCCGAGCGCGGCAAGATCGTGCCGAGCCGCATCACCGCCGTCTCCGCCAAGAAGCAGCGCGAACTGGCGCGCGCCATCAAACGGGCCCGCTTCCTCGGCCTCCTGCCCTACATCATCCATAGTTGA